The DNA region GATGCCGATGTCGCGAGCAGTTTGTACCAGGAAACCCTGGGAATCGACGCGGGAGGGGGCTTTGCCTTCCTTACGGGCTTTCTTGATCTGGTCAATCACGCGACTGAGTGGAACACTGCTAACACGGCCATTTTCCCAGATCACCATCTGATTATAGTTGCCGTTAGCAATCAGGTCGATCGCTTCCCGGCCAAAGGCAGTGGCTAACAGGCGATCGGTGGAACTGGGAGTGCCCCCCCGTTGTAAATGGCCCAGCACCGTGACGCGAGTATCCACCTGATCTAAATTGCAAAATTCGGGTTGCCCAGAAAAACAGAGTTTATCGCAGTAATCCTTAATTTTATGGGCCAGGTAATCTCCAATGTATTTCTCTTTCTGGCCGCTGCGATTCTTCACGCCTTCAGCAATCACAATCAGGGCAAACCGTCGGCCATCCCGTCGCAGACTGGCCAGTTTCTGACAGATGCCGTAAATCACGCCATCGTTCAGAATGGGAGTCAATTCAGGAATCAGAATGCCATCGGCTCCTCCGGCAATACCAGCTTCCAGAGCCAGGTATCCGGCATCCCGTCCCATGACTTCCACAACCATCACCCGATCATGGCTGGCGGCAGTAAAGGTGAGGTCATACAGCGCTTGCGTCACCCGGTTGACGGCGGTATCGAATCCGACTGACAGTTCGGTAAAGGGGACATCGTTGTCGATCGTTTTGGGAATGACCACCCAGTTCCAGGCCACCCCTTCTGCGATCGCCTGTTTGGCTAATTTGTCCATAATTTCGATACTGCCATCGCCTCCGATCGCGATCAGAGCATCCAACCCCATCTTTTGATAGCCATGAATAATGTCATCGGCATGGCGATCGGGATCTCCTTTGCTGATCGATCCCAGGACGCTACCACTAAGAAAGTGCAACACGTCTAACCCCTGCAGCAAGCCCGGAATATCATAGCCATGTTCATGCAGTCTCAGGTCTTCGATGCGACGTTTTCCAGTCAGCAATTCGATAAATCCATCAGTGCCATAGGGAATTCCATACACCTCCCAGCCATATTTGTAGGTTGCAGCCCTGACAACAGCCCGAATTACAGCATTGAGTCCGGGACAATCTCCGCCACTGGTTAAAATACCGATGCGTTTAGAATGCGTGGTCGTTGTCATGGCTCTGCTCTCCATAATTAAAAGGCACTGGTGAATTCTGGCGTGAAGGTTTGAATTGCTTTCATATACTGTGCCCGTTCAAAAGCACTGGAATCGGGACAATACATCTGACTCATACTTCCCTGCATTTGCTGCACCGATTCATATTCATGTTCTTCCATCCAGTGACACATTTCCTGTTCAATGACCTGAATATGTTCGATGCCATGTCGCAATAGAGCAGAACAAATTTGCGTAATTTTTGCTCCTGCCATTAACATCTTTAAGGCATCCTGGCCTTTTTGAACCCCGCTAGTCGCTGCCAGATCTGCTCCAATGCGGCTGTAGAGAATGGCAATCCAGCGCATGGGTAATCGAGCATCCTGGGGCGAACTCAGGATCAAATGGGGATAAACTTCCAGATTGTCCAGATCAATATCCGGTTGATAGAAACGATTAAATAACACCAGCCCATCGGCTCCGGCATCATCCAACCGTTTCGCCATGTTGGCAAAATTGCTGAAATAGGGACTTAGCTTAATCGAGACGGGAATTGTCACTTCCGATTTCACATCCCGCAGGATATCAATATAGTTCTGTTCGACCTCTGCGCCTGTGAGATTGAAGTCAGTTGGCACGTAGTACACATTGAGTTCGATCGCGTCGGCTCCCGCCTGCTGCATCAATTGGGCATATTCCACCCATCCACCCGGGGTGTACCCATTCAAACTGGCAATGATAGGAATCGACGCACTTTCCTTGGCCTTGCGAATATGCTCCAGGTAAACCTCTGGCCCAACGTGAAATTGCTCCGGTTCAGGAAAGAAGGTAAGGGATTCGGCATAGCTGTCCGTCCCGTAGGTGAGGTGATGGTGCAATTCAAATTTTTCATGCACCAGTTGTTCCTCAAACAGGGAATGCAACACGACGGCTCCTGCTCCCGCGTCCTCCATGCGCTTGATATTATCAATGTCTTCGGTTAAGGGAGCCGCCGCTGAAGGAACCAGGGGCGATCGCAGGGTTAAGCCAAGGTAAGTGGTGGTGAGATTCATAGGAGTTTTTTTAAGGGTGGATGGTGGGTGGTGGGGAGGGTGGGGGAGGGGGGAAGGATAGGGGAGGGAGAGGGCAAGGAGTTTTTCAACCTTGTCCAAGTCCAGAACCGTAGTTTTTCTGATCGGAAAACGACTGTTCTCTAGCTGGACTGGGTTTAATTTACTTCTTTTTCATCTTCCCTATCGCCCCTATCTCCCTCATCTGATTACCCCATCTTCGCTGGCTGGCTTCCCATGGGCTGATCCCCTTTGGAGTGTCCATTGTGGCCGTTATGACCGTTGTGGCCGTTAGGAACCACGCTGGGAGGCATAACGGGGCGTGTTGGACTGGGGGAATGGTCGGCTAGAGGACGGGCGGCAAGGTGTTCGTAGAACTTCCAGCGCATATTCACGTCCTGTTGCGCTTCCTGAAGAAGCCGTTTGGCTTGTTCCGGTTTGCTCTTGGTCAGCATCTTGAAGCGGTTTTCTTCGTACATGGACTGGCTGACGGGTTTCTTGGGCGCTCCCATATCCAGGTGGAGAGGATTTTTACCTTCGGCAAGCAGAGCGGGATTGTAGCGGTAGAGCAACCAGCGACCACTTTCGACGATCGCCTTCTGATGGTTCATGGCCGTTTGCATATTGATGCCGTGAGCAATGCAATGGCTGTAGGCAATGATTAGCGATGGGCCATCATAGGCTTCCGCTTCCAGGAAAGCTTTCAGAGTATGTTCGTCTTTGGCTCCCATCGCCACGCTGGCCACATAGACATTGCCGTAGGTCATGGCAATCAGGCCCAAGTCTTTCTTGGGAGCGGGTTTGCCACCAGCGGCGAATTTGGCAACGGCTCCTCTGGGGGTGGCTTTGGAAGACTGACCTCCGGTATTGGAGTAGACTTCCGTATCCATCACCAGAATATTGACATTGTGGCCACTGGCGATCACATGATCTAACCCACCAAAGCCAATATCATACGCCCAGCCGTCACCCCCGATGATCCAGACACTCTTCTTCACCAGGTAATCGGCCAGGGACTTCAGGCTTCTGAGTTTGGCTTGGATAGGCGGATCGGTTTCGGTGGTCAGCAGGCGATCGAGGATTTGCTTCAGTTCGGCCACTCGTTCCCGCTGTTCGTAAATATCCGCTTCCGATCGCTGCTCGGCGTTGATCAGGCCCGTCACGAGATGGTCGCCAATCAAACTGCCCAGGTCTTGCAGCAGTTCAACGGCCATGTCGGCGTGCTTGTCGATCGCCAGCCGGAAGCCCAGACCAAATTCGGCATTGTCTTCAAACAGGCTGTTTGACCACGCAGGGCCGCGACCTTCCGCATTTTGCGTCCAGGGGGTAGTGGGCAGGTTGCCGCCATAGATGGAGGAACACCCGGTAGCATTGGCCACTAACATACGATCGCCAAACAACTGAGAGGCCAGTTTCAGATAGGGGGTTTCACCACATCCAGCACAGGCTCCGGAGAATTCAAATAGGGGTTCCTGCAGTTGCTGTTGCCGAATCAAATTCAGTTTTAGATCGCGGCGATCGGGGGTGGGCAGACTCAGGAAGAAGTCCCAGTTTTCCCGTTCCTGTTCCCGCAGGGGTAACTGCTCGGCCATGTTAATCGCCTTACGGGATGGCATGGATTTGTTCTTGGCAGGACAGACATCGACACAGATGCCACAGCCTGTACAGTCTTCTGCCGCTACCTGAATCGTAAACTTCTGTCCGGTGAAATCGTGATCGCGGGCATTGGCCGATTTAAAGGTGTCGGGGGCATTTTCCAGGGCGGCAGGCTCGTAAGCTTTGCCCCGGATCACGCTGTGGGGACAGACCATCACACATTTGCCGCACTGAATGCAAACATCCGGATCCCAGACGGGAATTTCCTGAGCAATGTTACGTTTTTCCCATTTCGCGGTGCCTGTGGGATAGGTGCCATCGACAGGCATAGCACTGACGGGCAATTCATCCCCTTCTCGCGCAATCATTTTGCCCAAGACATCATGGACAAAGGCCGGAGCGCAGTCAGGAATTGGGAACTGGAGCGATTGTGTGCTGGTGACAGTGGCCGGGATCTTCACCTCATACAGGTTTTCCAAAGTGTTGTCTACCGCTTGCAAATTCAGGCGGACAATTTCGGCCCCTTTCTTGCCGTAGGTCTTTTCGATCGATTTCTTGATGCGGGCGATCGCTTCCTCGCGGGGCAGCACTCCGGCCAGGGCAAAGAAGCAGGTTTGCATCACGGTATTAATCCGGCTACCCATGCCATTGGTACGGGCCACCTGATTGGCATCAATGGTGAACACTTTGATGTGCTTGCGGATAATTTCTTCCTGGGCTTCGATCGGCAGGTGATCCCAGATCTCTTCCGGCGGATAGGGACTGTTGATCAATAGGGTGGCACCGGGAGCGGCAGATTTGAGAATATCCATGCGTTCCAGGAAACCCCATTGGTGACAACCGACAAAGTTGGCCTGCTCGATTAAATAGGTGGAGCGAATCGGGGTGGGGCCAAACCGCAGGTGAGACACGGTGGTGGAGCCAGATTTCTTCGAGTCGTAAACGAAATAGCCCTGAGCGTAGTTATCCGTTTCCTCGCCAATAATTTTGATCGAGTTTTTGTTCGCACCCACCGTGCCATCCGCCCCCAGCCCGTAGAACATGGCCCGCACAACGCGATCGGATTCCGTGGAGAAGCGGGGATCGTAGTCCAGGGAGGTGTGGCTGACATCATCCAGGATGCCAACTGTAAAATGATTTTTCGGCCTGGGTTGCGCCAGGTTATCAAAGACAGCCTTCACCATGGCCGGAGTGAATTCTTTGGAAGACAGGCCATAGCGACCTCCGACCACTTTCGGCATGGCACCTTCCCAGGCTTCATTCAATGCCGTCACCACATCCAGATACAGGGGTTCGCCGCCTGCTCCCGGTTCTTTGGTGCGATCGAGCACGGCAATATTTTTTACGGTTTTCGGTAAGGCCGCCACCAGGCGATCGGCCGCCCAGGGACGGTAGAGCCGGACTTTCAGCACACCCACCTTGTCGCCTGTTGCCAGCAGGGCATCAACCGTTTCATGAGCCGTTTCACAGCCAGATCCCATCAGGATGATCACGCGATCGGCATCCGGAGCCCCGTAGTAGTCAAACAGGTGATAGTGCCTTCCGGTCAGTTCCCCAAACTGATCCATCGCCTGTTGCACAATCTCAATGCAGGACTCGTAGTAGGGGTTGACCGTTTCCCGGGCCTGGAAGTAGACATCCGGGTTTTGGGCCGTACCGCGCAGAACGGGATGATCGGGGGTGAGGGCACGATCGCGGTGCGCCAGGATCCACTCCTGCCGGATCATCGCCTCCAGGTCGCGGTCTTCTAGCAGTTCGATCTTTTGGATTTCGTGGGAGGTGCGGAAGCCATCAAAAAAGTGAATGAAGGGAATGCGCGATTCCAGGGTAGCGGCCTGGGCAATCAGAGCGAAATCATGGGCTTCCTGGACGGAGGCGGAGCAGAGGAGGGCAAATCCTGTAGCGCGAACGGCCATCACATCACTGTGATCCCCGAAAATGGATAACCCTTGAGCGGCCAGCGATCGAGCCGCGACGTGAATTACGGCACTGGTTAACTCTCCCGCAATCTTGTACATATTCGGGATCATTAACAGTAAGCCCTGAGAAGCCGTGAATGTAGTGGTTAAAGCTCCTGTTTGCAGGGCACCATGCACGGCTCCGGCGGCTCCGGCTTCACTTTGCATTTCGGCCACACTGGGCACCGTTCCCCATAAGTTCTTCCGTCCTTCGGACGTCCAGGTATCGGCCCATTCACCCATCGGGGAAGCGGGAGTAATGGGATAAATGGCGATCACTTCATTAAGGGCATAGGCAACGCGGGCGACGGCTTCATTTCCATCCAACGTTGCGTAAATTCTACTGTTCATACTGCAATCCTTTGCGGGTGGCTACCGGGCTAAATGAGAGCGGTCAACTGTTATCGATTCACTGCACACATTAAACGACTCGATGCTCATAAGCGAAATATTTCACTAAATCTTCCCAAGCATCAGTAATAAGCAACGGTTTACTCCTGAGAGCTGAAGTTCCTGACTGCTGCATCATTGCTGCACCATTGAGAACACTTGACGATTAAGAATACATTAAGTAGTCTCTTTACGCTTCTAATCTTTCCCTTCTATCTTTCCTTCCCTTCTCATCAATTGTCTATCCCCTATTCCCTGCTCCCTATTCCCTACTCCCTATTTTTTATGGAATTTATGATTCATCGACTTCTTCTGTCTCAATTATCCAGCAACTTCGCAGAACAGAACGCATTCACACCGTTAACTTTTCTAATCTAGCTTTTTTCAGAACAGATGCGTGTGCGATCGCCCTGACTTCCCTTTTCTGGATTTTCTGGAATCAGCTTGCCAGACAGCATTCCAAGCTTTTCCTGAAAGATTCAATTTAGTGTTTTAAACTACATTTTTATCATTCAAACCGGGGGACTTTCTTTATGAGAACTGGATTAAATTTGGTAAATTAACTTTAGTAAAGAGCTAAGGCTGGTTCTCTGGCGGTCATTTCATCCAGGTGCAAATTGAATTGCCATACCAGCCCCCACTATTTAAAGAAATAATTAACCTTTCCTCTCTGGTCGGCAGTCTGATAATAGGGTGGAGCGGTCAGGTTTCCACTTTGTTAGAGCAACAGATATTTGTTAGAGCAACAGAAAAACGCTGAACCAGGGTATTAGGATAGATTCGAGAGCATCATTTGGTCACATCGTCTGGAGGAAGAATTGTGACCATTAACCAACAGGAAAGTTGTTTAATTAAATATTTAGAATTTATCCTTTATTGAGTAAAGTTTAAGCCCTCCATCAAAACTAGAATTTCAGCCTAAATTGTTGGGAAGTTAAAGGATATCGCGATGCAATCTGCAACTGATCGACCCAAGGCACAAGAGGCCGCCAAAACAAAACCAGCCCATCCCAGTGGCGATCGTCGCTTCAAAACGCTGGACATGACAATGAAGCGCTTTCAATACAAGCCGGATGCGTTGATTGAAGTGCTGCATAAAGCGCAGGAAGCATTTGGCTACCTGGAAGAAGATGTGTTGCTGTATATTGCCAGGGGGCTAAAACTGCCACTCAGCAAGGTTTACGGGACGGCCACATTTTATCATTTGTTCTCTCTTAAGCCAGCAGGTGCCCATACCTGCGTGGTTTGTTTGGGAACAGCCTGTTATGTGAAAGGGAGTGACAAGGTATTGGCAGAACTGGAAAAAGAACTGGGCATTAAAGTTGGCGAAACCACACCCGATGGTAAGGTGTCGTTGATGGCGGCTCGCTGCATTGGAGCCTGTGGCATCGCTCCAGCCGTCGTCTTTGATGGCAAGGTAGCCGGAAAACAAGAGCCAGCGATGGCGTTAGAACATATCAAAGCCTGGGAAACCGAATAGCCGAGTAGGAGAAGGTGAATTATGGATTTAGCCGATCTGTTGGAAATTGCGGAAACCCAACGCACGAAACAAAAGCCGACTCGTGTTCACTGTTGCACGTCTACGGGATGTCGGGCGGCCCGATCGCTGGAAGTTTTGCACAACCTGAAGAGCGCCACAGAAGCTGCCGGGTTGCAGGATCAGGTGGAAGTGGTCGGAGTCGGATGCAGTGGCTTTTGTGGACGCGGCCCACTGGTGGAAATTGATCCCAAGAATGTGCTGTACGAAGAGGTAAAGCCAGAGGATGCGGCCAGCATCATTGACACCTTGAAGGGGGGGACAGCGACGGCTACCCAGGGCGATTTAAACCACCCGTTTTTCTCTCGCCAACTCAAGATAGTTCGGCAACACAGCGGTAAGCTCGATCCCGAAAGTATTGAAGAATATATTGCGGTGGGGGGCTACCGCTCTCTCTACAAAGCGCTATACGAGATGTCTCCGGCAGAGGTGGTTGAGGAAATTACCAAAAGCGGATTGCGGGGGCGTGGCGGCGGCGGCTATCCCACAGGCTTAAAGTGGGCGACCGTAGCCAAAATGCCAGGAGATCAAAAGTATGTGATTTGTAATGGAGATGAAGGCGATCCCGGTGCGTTTATGGATCGCAGTGTCTTAGAAAGTGATCCCCATCTGGTATTGGAAGGGATGGCGATCGCTGGGTATGCAGTGGGTGCTAATCATGGTTTTATTTATGTGCGGGCAGAATATCCCTTAGCTATTCAACGCTTGCAAAAAGCGATTCAGCAGGCAAAGAAATATGGATTGCTGGGAAGCCAGATCTTTGATTCCCATTTCGATTTCAAAGTGGATATTCGCATTGGTGCCGGAGCGTTTGTCTGTGGTGAAGAAACGGCATTGATTCAATCGATCGAAGGGGGGCGAGGTAATCCCAGAACTCGCCCTCCCTATCCTGCTCAGTCCGGCCTCTGGGAATGTCCTACCCTGATCAATAATGTGGAATCTTTTGCCAATATCACTGCCATTATTCGGGAAGGTTCCGAGTGGTATGCCAGCATCGGTACCGAGAAAAGTAAAGGTACGAAAATCTTTGCGCTGACTGGCAAAATCCGCAATAACGGCCTGATTGAAGTGCCAATGGGAATTACGCTACGGGAAATTGTGGAAGAGATGGGCGGAGGCGTTCCCGATGGCGAAGTCAAAGCGGTGCAAACGGGTGGCCCTTCCGGGGGTTGCATTCCGGCTTCACTGTTGGATACCCCCGTGGATTACGATTCCCTGATGGCGATCGGCTCTATGATGGGTTCCGGCGGCATGGTCGTGATGGATCAGACCACCAACATGGTGGAAGTTGCCCAGTTTTACATGGAGTTCTGCCGGGGCGAAAGTTGCGGCAAATGTATTCCCTGCCGTGCCGGAACCGTTCAACTCTACGGTATGCTCACCCGCTTGCTGAAGAAGCAAGCCACCCAGGCAGATTTAGAGAAGTTAAAAGACCTCTGCTACATGGTCAAAGAAACCAGTCTCTGCGGCCTGGGAATGAGCGCTCCCAATCCTGTTCTCAGTACCTTACGTTATTTCACTGAAGAGTATGAAGCCTTACTCCAACCTCCTGCCTACCTGAATGGCAAAGTTACTGCTGGCAGTGTCGAAAACTCGGAGCTTTGAATAATGCAAGGTGGGATTAAGTTAAATCCCTGGCAAAAACTCCAAGTTTCAGGTTAACCTCGCCCTTTCTTCCTCAAGGAGAACCTATGTCAGTCAAGACGCTCAAAATTGACAACAAAGATATTGCGATCGAAGAAGGTGCAACTATCCTGCAAGCGGCGCAGGAAAATGGCATCCCGATTCCTACTTTGTGTCACCTGGAAGGGGTGACGGATGTGGGGGCCTGTCGCCTGTGCCTGGTTGAAATTAAGGGCACGAATCGGCTACTACCAGCTTGTGTAACAGAAGTCGCCGAAGGCATGGAAATTCAGACTAACACTGAAAAATTGCAGGAATACCGCAAGATGACGGTGGAGTTGCTGTTCTCTGAAGGCAACCATATTTGTGCCGTATGCGTGGCGAACGGTAACTGTGAACTGCAGGATGTGGCAATTCAGGTAGGCATGGATCATACCCGGTTTACCTATCGCTTTCCCGATCGCGGTGTGGATATGTCCCACGAACTATTCGGCATTGACCACAACCGTTGCATTCTCTGTACCCGCTGTGTACGGGTGTGTGACGAGATCGAAGGTGCCCACGTTTGGGATGTGGCCATGCGAGGAGCGGCCTGCTATATCGTCTCTGGCCTTAACCAACCCTGGGGTGAAGTTGATGCCTGTACCTCCTGTGGTAAATGTGTGGATGCCTGCCCGACTGGATCCATTTTCAGGAAGGGCGAAACCACAGCCGAGAAAGAACGCGATCGGGCCAAGTTGGAATTCTTGGTGAACGCGAGAGAGAAGCACCAATGGACGAGGTAGGGAGTGAATTGAGGACAAAACTAATGAGCAAAATCAAATTCGCCACCGTATGGTTAGCCGGATGTTCAGGTTGTCACATGTCGTTTCTGGATTTGGACGAGTGGTTGATTGACTTGGCGCAATCTGTGGATGTCGTGTTCAGTCCGGTGGGCAGTGACATTAAGGACTATCCAGAAGAAGTGGATGTGTGCCTGGTGGAAGGGGGGGTGGCCAATGAAGAAAACTTAGAATTGGCAATCAAACTGCGACAGCACACCAAGGTTGTGATTTCGTTTGGCGATTGTGCGGTGACAGCGAACGTTCCGGCGATGCGAAATATGCAGGGAGGAGCCGATGGCGTATTGAAACGTGCTTATTTAGAACTGGCAGATACCGGAAAACAACTGCCCCACGAACCGGGAATTGTCCCAGAGTTACTCGATCGCGTCATTCCCTTGCACGAAGTCATCCCTGTTGATATCTTTATGCCCGGTTGCCCACCTCCTGCTGAGCGGATCAAGGCAACGATCGAACCCCTTCTGAGAGGGGAACATCCAAATATGCAGGGGCGGGAGATGATCAAGTTTGGTTAGTGTCTTAAAACTCGGAGTTTTTCCTCGGAATCTTAGTCAACTCCAACTCCACAACTTAAAACTTCGAGTTTTGGCCGCCAGCCACCATCCACCAATCCAAAATCCAAAATAGTGTTCGGAGGAGGAAATTATGATGAAAGCTTCGGAAATTATGACAAAGGATGTGGTGACGATTCGCGGGTCGGCGACGGTGGCGGAGGCGATCGAACTGATGAAGATCAGAGGGTATCATACCCTGGTGGTCGAGCGCCGTCATGAGCAGGATGCCTATGGAATCGTGACAGAGAGCGATATTGTCGGTAAGGTAGCGGCCTTTGGTAAGGATCCGAAACGGATGCGGGTCTATGAAATTATGACGAAACCCTGTATTTCGATTAATCCTGATCTGGGTGTGGAATATGTGGCGCGGCTATTTATTAACACAGGCATTCATAGTGCTCCAGTGATTCAGGGGAAACTCCTGGGTCTGGTGACGATGAGTGATATCTTGCATAAGAGTGATTTCGTTGAGCAACCGAAAGAAATTACCTTAAGCAAAGAAATCCAAAAGGCGATCGAAAATGCCAGGGCTGTTTGTGCTGAAAAAGGGGCGGCCTCTAAGGAGTGTGCCGTGGCCTGGGAAGTCGTGGAAGAGTTACAGGCGGAAGCGTCTCATCAACAAGCAAGGACGCACAAAAGTGCATTTGAAGAATATTGTGAGGAATTTC from Leptodesmis sichuanensis A121 includes:
- a CDS encoding ATP-dependent 6-phosphofructokinase — its product is MTTTTHSKRIGILTSGGDCPGLNAVIRAVVRAATYKYGWEVYGIPYGTDGFIELLTGKRRIEDLRLHEHGYDIPGLLQGLDVLHFLSGSVLGSISKGDPDRHADDIIHGYQKMGLDALIAIGGDGSIEIMDKLAKQAIAEGVAWNWVVIPKTIDNDVPFTELSVGFDTAVNRVTQALYDLTFTAASHDRVMVVEVMGRDAGYLALEAGIAGGADGILIPELTPILNDGVIYGICQKLASLRRDGRRFALIVIAEGVKNRSGQKEKYIGDYLAHKIKDYCDKLCFSGQPEFCNLDQVDTRVTVLGHLQRGGTPSSTDRLLATAFGREAIDLIANGNYNQMVIWENGRVSSVPLSRVIDQIKKARKEGKAPSRVDSQGFLVQTARDIGIYVGDLSVE
- a CDS encoding dihydroorotate dehydrogenase-like protein, whose protein sequence is MNLTTTYLGLTLRSPLVPSAAAPLTEDIDNIKRMEDAGAGAVVLHSLFEEQLVHEKFELHHHLTYGTDSYAESLTFFPEPEQFHVGPEVYLEHIRKAKESASIPIIASLNGYTPGGWVEYAQLMQQAGADAIELNVYYVPTDFNLTGAEVEQNYIDILRDVKSEVTIPVSIKLSPYFSNFANMAKRLDDAGADGLVLFNRFYQPDIDLDNLEVYPHLILSSPQDARLPMRWIAILYSRIGADLAATSGVQKGQDALKMLMAGAKITQICSALLRHGIEHIQVIEQEMCHWMEEHEYESVQQMQGSMSQMYCPDSSAFERAQYMKAIQTFTPEFTSAF
- the nifJ gene encoding pyruvate:ferredoxin (flavodoxin) oxidoreductase → MNSRIYATLDGNEAVARVAYALNEVIAIYPITPASPMGEWADTWTSEGRKNLWGTVPSVAEMQSEAGAAGAVHGALQTGALTTTFTASQGLLLMIPNMYKIAGELTSAVIHVAARSLAAQGLSIFGDHSDVMAVRATGFALLCSASVQEAHDFALIAQAATLESRIPFIHFFDGFRTSHEIQKIELLEDRDLEAMIRQEWILAHRDRALTPDHPVLRGTAQNPDVYFQARETVNPYYESCIEIVQQAMDQFGELTGRHYHLFDYYGAPDADRVIILMGSGCETAHETVDALLATGDKVGVLKVRLYRPWAADRLVAALPKTVKNIAVLDRTKEPGAGGEPLYLDVVTALNEAWEGAMPKVVGGRYGLSSKEFTPAMVKAVFDNLAQPRPKNHFTVGILDDVSHTSLDYDPRFSTESDRVVRAMFYGLGADGTVGANKNSIKIIGEETDNYAQGYFVYDSKKSGSTTVSHLRFGPTPIRSTYLIEQANFVGCHQWGFLERMDILKSAAPGATLLINSPYPPEEIWDHLPIEAQEEIIRKHIKVFTIDANQVARTNGMGSRINTVMQTCFFALAGVLPREEAIARIKKSIEKTYGKKGAEIVRLNLQAVDNTLENLYEVKIPATVTSTQSLQFPIPDCAPAFVHDVLGKMIAREGDELPVSAMPVDGTYPTGTAKWEKRNIAQEIPVWDPDVCIQCGKCVMVCPHSVIRGKAYEPAALENAPDTFKSANARDHDFTGQKFTIQVAAEDCTGCGICVDVCPAKNKSMPSRKAINMAEQLPLREQERENWDFFLSLPTPDRRDLKLNLIRQQQLQEPLFEFSGACAGCGETPYLKLASQLFGDRMLVANATGCSSIYGGNLPTTPWTQNAEGRGPAWSNSLFEDNAEFGLGFRLAIDKHADMAVELLQDLGSLIGDHLVTGLINAEQRSEADIYEQRERVAELKQILDRLLTTETDPPIQAKLRSLKSLADYLVKKSVWIIGGDGWAYDIGFGGLDHVIASGHNVNILVMDTEVYSNTGGQSSKATPRGAVAKFAAGGKPAPKKDLGLIAMTYGNVYVASVAMGAKDEHTLKAFLEAEAYDGPSLIIAYSHCIAHGINMQTAMNHQKAIVESGRWLLYRYNPALLAEGKNPLHLDMGAPKKPVSQSMYEENRFKMLTKSKPEQAKRLLQEAQQDVNMRWKFYEHLAARPLADHSPSPTRPVMPPSVVPNGHNGHNGHNGHSKGDQPMGSQPAKMG
- the hoxE gene encoding bidirectional hydrogenase complex protein HoxE; translation: MQSATDRPKAQEAAKTKPAHPSGDRRFKTLDMTMKRFQYKPDALIEVLHKAQEAFGYLEEDVLLYIARGLKLPLSKVYGTATFYHLFSLKPAGAHTCVVCLGTACYVKGSDKVLAELEKELGIKVGETTPDGKVSLMAARCIGACGIAPAVVFDGKVAGKQEPAMALEHIKAWETE
- the nuoF gene encoding NADH-quinone oxidoreductase subunit NuoF, whose translation is MDLADLLEIAETQRTKQKPTRVHCCTSTGCRAARSLEVLHNLKSATEAAGLQDQVEVVGVGCSGFCGRGPLVEIDPKNVLYEEVKPEDAASIIDTLKGGTATATQGDLNHPFFSRQLKIVRQHSGKLDPESIEEYIAVGGYRSLYKALYEMSPAEVVEEITKSGLRGRGGGGYPTGLKWATVAKMPGDQKYVICNGDEGDPGAFMDRSVLESDPHLVLEGMAIAGYAVGANHGFIYVRAEYPLAIQRLQKAIQQAKKYGLLGSQIFDSHFDFKVDIRIGAGAFVCGEETALIQSIEGGRGNPRTRPPYPAQSGLWECPTLINNVESFANITAIIREGSEWYASIGTEKSKGTKIFALTGKIRNNGLIEVPMGITLREIVEEMGGGVPDGEVKAVQTGGPSGGCIPASLLDTPVDYDSLMAIGSMMGSGGMVVMDQTTNMVEVAQFYMEFCRGESCGKCIPCRAGTVQLYGMLTRLLKKQATQADLEKLKDLCYMVKETSLCGLGMSAPNPVLSTLRYFTEEYEALLQPPAYLNGKVTAGSVENSEL
- the hoxU gene encoding bidirectional hydrogenase complex protein HoxU → MSVKTLKIDNKDIAIEEGATILQAAQENGIPIPTLCHLEGVTDVGACRLCLVEIKGTNRLLPACVTEVAEGMEIQTNTEKLQEYRKMTVELLFSEGNHICAVCVANGNCELQDVAIQVGMDHTRFTYRFPDRGVDMSHELFGIDHNRCILCTRCVRVCDEIEGAHVWDVAMRGAACYIVSGLNQPWGEVDACTSCGKCVDACPTGSIFRKGETTAEKERDRAKLEFLVNAREKHQWTR
- a CDS encoding NADH-quinone oxidoreductase subunit B family protein, translated to MSKIKFATVWLAGCSGCHMSFLDLDEWLIDLAQSVDVVFSPVGSDIKDYPEEVDVCLVEGGVANEENLELAIKLRQHTKVVISFGDCAVTANVPAMRNMQGGADGVLKRAYLELADTGKQLPHEPGIVPELLDRVIPLHEVIPVDIFMPGCPPPAERIKATIEPLLRGEHPNMQGREMIKFG
- a CDS encoding CP12 domain-containing protein, coding for MMKASEIMTKDVVTIRGSATVAEAIELMKIRGYHTLVVERRHEQDAYGIVTESDIVGKVAAFGKDPKRMRVYEIMTKPCISINPDLGVEYVARLFINTGIHSAPVIQGKLLGLVTMSDILHKSDFVEQPKEITLSKEIQKAIENARAVCAEKGAASKECAVAWEVVEELQAEASHQQARTHKSAFEEYCEEFPEALEARMYDV